Proteins from a single region of Flavobacterium sp. YJ01:
- a CDS encoding tetratricopeptide repeat protein, protein MKENIRMLSCLFMISMGAFAQKEQIKEAQSLYDKGKSQESLAILKKAEYLILNASDEDKSDYYFLKGNVYKDLATKDIDAVNNFTLASQAYQDVFLYENESGKYKSTVKANMALKDMKGSLVNGAMADFKAGRFKESAEKSYKVYLFDKKDTLNLYNAASSSINARDYNSAVMYYELLKKINYSGKGVLYFATNKKTKEEDNFISPKARESAIQQGLYDKPRTETVPSKKIEVINNLAYSYMEKKDYPKAELTYNSVLELNPNYIDAYINLAYLKLQIKKDIADEISTLGTSPSEMKKYDKLNAQKDDVTRSAIPYLKKVLALEPKNEDATKTLLGVYRSLDMTTEYNALKASR, encoded by the coding sequence ATGAAAGAGAACATTAGAATGCTATCATGCTTGTTTATGATTAGTATGGGTGCTTTTGCCCAAAAAGAACAAATCAAGGAAGCACAATCTTTGTATGATAAAGGAAAAAGCCAGGAATCTTTGGCGATTTTAAAGAAAGCAGAATATCTAATCCTTAATGCTTCCGATGAAGACAAATCAGACTATTATTTCTTAAAAGGGAATGTTTATAAAGATCTTGCTACAAAAGATATAGATGCTGTTAATAATTTTACACTGGCATCTCAGGCTTATCAAGATGTCTTTTTATATGAAAATGAGTCTGGAAAATACAAATCTACCGTAAAAGCAAATATGGCTTTAAAAGACATGAAAGGTAGTTTGGTAAACGGCGCGATGGCTGATTTTAAAGCAGGTAGATTTAAAGAAAGTGCTGAGAAAAGTTATAAAGTGTATTTGTTTGACAAAAAAGACACTTTAAATTTATACAACGCTGCATCTTCATCTATAAATGCAAGAGATTATAATTCCGCAGTTATGTATTACGAACTTTTGAAGAAAATCAATTATTCAGGAAAAGGAGTTTTATATTTCGCAACAAACAAGAAAACAAAAGAAGAAGATAACTTTATTTCTCCAAAAGCTAGAGAATCAGCTATTCAGCAAGGTCTTTACGATAAACCAAGAACAGAAACGGTTCCTTCAAAAAAGATTGAAGTTATAAATAACTTAGCTTATTCTTATATGGAGAAAAAAGATTATCCAAAAGCAGAATTAACTTATAATTCTGTTTTAGAGTTAAATCCTAATTACATTGATGCTTACATTAATCTAGCTTATCTTAAATTGCAGATAAAGAAAGATATAGCAGATGAAATTTCAACTTTAGGAACCAGTCCTTCAGAAATGAAGAAGTACGATAAATTGAATGCTCAAAAAGACGATGTAACAAGAAGTGCGATTCCATATCTTAAAAAAGTTTTGGCTCTTGAACCTAAAAATGAGGACGCAACAAAAACATTATTAGGTGTTTATAGATCTTTAGATATGACTACTGAATATAATGCGTTAAAAGCATCTAGATAA
- the bcp gene encoding thioredoxin-dependent thiol peroxidase, translating into MTTLKSGDKAPNFSGTDQDGKSHKLADYAGKKLVVFFYPKASTPGCTAEACDLRDNFHRFQANNYELLGVSADSAKAQVKFKEKYELPFPLIADEDKSVINAFGVWGPKKFMGKEYDGIHRTTFVIDEKGIIEEVIEKVKTKEHTSQILK; encoded by the coding sequence ATGACAACATTAAAATCAGGGGATAAAGCGCCAAATTTTTCAGGAACAGATCAAGACGGAAAATCACATAAATTAGCAGATTACGCAGGAAAAAAACTAGTTGTTTTCTTTTATCCAAAAGCAAGCACGCCAGGATGTACAGCAGAGGCTTGTGATTTAAGAGATAATTTTCATCGTTTTCAAGCTAATAATTACGAACTTTTAGGAGTAAGCGCTGACAGTGCAAAAGCGCAAGTTAAATTTAAAGAAAAATATGAATTACCTTTTCCGTTAATTGCAGACGAAGATAAATCGGTTATCAATGCGTTTGGAGTTTGGGGACCAAAAAAGTTTATGGGAAAAGAATACGACGGAATCCATAGAACAACTTTCGTAATCGACGAAAAAGGAATTATCGAAGAGGTAATCGAAAAAGTAAAAACAAAAGAACATACTTCGCAGATTTTGAAATAG
- a CDS encoding TonB-dependent receptor — MGTEIKLKGDKVIEQIPSIKDKALRINLNENIYGTFAEIGAGQETVRHFFRSGGSSGTIAKAMSAYDKDFSDAVYGAENDGRYVTEERLKKMLTHEGQIIEERLSREKHPTKLFFSYANTVATIDFAKQFKGHGWVGIRYQIEPDEAYNEIILHIRFKETDARLQQETLGILGVNLIYGAFYKYNDPKRLLRYLYDHLDKDQLEIDTINFSGPRFADVDNRLMSLQLVKNGMTDAVMFNPEGKNILPAAILYKKNLLALRGSFRPVTKVNMDMYEKSLKMFLNENKVEKSNTLVIFEITLSNLRSDGEIDERDFMDRAELLCSLGQTVMISNFQEYYKVVEYFANYTKARMGLAMGVNNLVDIFDEKYYRHLSGGILEAFGKLFYRDMKVFLYPMLDEDGTLMNSNNLKVHPRMKELYKFFKFNGKVVDIEDYDPNILEVFSREVLKMINQGKTGWEPMLPPGIPEIIKEHHLFGYHPQKELEQNT, encoded by the coding sequence ATGGGTACAGAAATAAAACTCAAAGGTGACAAGGTCATCGAACAGATTCCTTCTATAAAAGACAAAGCTTTACGCATTAATTTAAACGAGAATATTTACGGAACATTTGCTGAGATTGGTGCTGGACAAGAGACAGTTAGACATTTTTTCAGATCCGGAGGTTCTTCAGGAACGATAGCAAAAGCAATGTCTGCCTATGATAAAGATTTTAGTGACGCCGTTTATGGCGCAGAAAATGACGGAAGATATGTTACTGAAGAACGCTTAAAAAAAATGCTGACACATGAAGGTCAGATTATTGAAGAGCGTTTGAGCCGCGAAAAACACCCAACAAAACTTTTCTTCAGTTACGCCAATACTGTTGCGACAATAGATTTTGCAAAACAATTTAAAGGTCACGGTTGGGTTGGAATTAGATACCAAATTGAACCAGACGAAGCTTATAACGAAATTATTCTTCACATTCGTTTTAAAGAAACCGACGCAAGATTACAACAAGAAACACTTGGAATTTTAGGTGTAAACTTAATTTACGGTGCTTTTTACAAATACAACGATCCAAAACGATTACTTCGTTATTTATACGATCACTTAGACAAAGATCAATTAGAGATTGATACCATTAACTTTTCTGGACCACGTTTTGCTGACGTTGACAACCGTTTGATGAGTTTACAATTGGTTAAAAATGGAATGACTGATGCCGTAATGTTTAATCCAGAAGGAAAAAACATTTTACCAGCTGCGATTTTATACAAAAAGAATCTTTTAGCTTTAAGAGGAAGTTTTCGTCCAGTTACAAAAGTAAATATGGATATGTATGAGAAATCACTAAAAATGTTTCTCAATGAAAATAAGGTTGAAAAAAGCAATACATTAGTTATTTTCGAAATCACTCTTTCAAATTTACGTTCTGATGGAGAAATAGACGAACGCGATTTTATGGACAGAGCCGAATTACTTTGTTCTCTTGGCCAAACCGTTATGATATCTAATTTCCAAGAATACTATAAAGTAGTTGAATACTTTGCCAATTATACCAAAGCTCGTATGGGATTAGCGATGGGTGTAAACAACCTTGTTGATATTTTTGACGAGAAATATTACCGCCATTTAAGTGGTGGAATTCTGGAAGCTTTTGGAAAATTATTCTATCGCGACATGAAAGTCTTCTTATACCCAATGCTAGACGAAGACGGAACACTAATGAATTCAAACAATTTGAAGGTTCATCCAAGAATGAAAGAGCTTTACAAATTCTTTAAATTTAATGGAAAAGTAGTTGATATTGAAGACTACGATCCGAATATTCTAGAAGTATTCTCTAGAGAAGTTTTAAAAATGATCAATCAAGGAAAAACAGGCTGGGAACCAATGCTGCCACCTGGAATTCCAGAAATTATAAAAGAGCATCATCTTTTTGGATATCATCCGCAGAAAGAATTAGAACAAAATACATAA
- the nth gene encoding endonuclease III, translating into MNKEARVQFVIDTLKELYPTIPVPLDHKDPYTLLIAVLLSAQCTDVRVNQITPLLFAKADNPYDMVKMSVEEIKEIIRPCGLSPMKSKGIYGLSEILIEKYNGEVPQSFEALEALPAVGHKTASVVMSQAFGVPAFPVDTHIHRLMYRWNLSNGKNVAQTEKDAKRLFPRDLWNDLHLQIIWYGREYSPARGWSLEKDIITKTIGKKSIIEEMEKPPVVKKSKAQK; encoded by the coding sequence ATGAATAAAGAAGCTCGTGTACAATTTGTTATTGATACTTTAAAAGAACTTTACCCTACTATACCTGTTCCATTAGATCATAAAGATCCTTATACTTTATTAATTGCCGTTTTGCTTTCGGCACAATGTACCGATGTTCGCGTGAATCAGATTACTCCTTTGCTGTTTGCAAAAGCCGATAATCCGTACGATATGGTGAAAATGTCTGTGGAAGAAATTAAAGAAATTATTCGTCCTTGTGGTTTGTCGCCAATGAAATCGAAAGGAATTTATGGTTTATCTGAAATTTTGATTGAAAAATATAATGGCGAAGTTCCGCAGAGTTTTGAAGCGCTCGAAGCTTTACCTGCCGTTGGACATAAAACAGCAAGCGTTGTAATGTCGCAAGCTTTTGGAGTTCCCGCTTTTCCCGTTGATACGCACATACATAGATTAATGTATAGATGGAATTTATCTAACGGAAAAAATGTTGCTCAAACTGAAAAAGATGCCAAAAGATTATTTCCTAGAGATTTATGGAATGATTTGCATCTTCAAATTATTTGGTACGGAAGAGAATATTCGCCTGCACGCGGCTGGAGTTTAGAAAAAGATATTATTACCAAAACCATCGGAAAAAAATCAATTATTGAGGAAATGGAAAAACCTCCAGTAGTTAAAAAAAGTAAAGCACAAAAATAA
- a CDS encoding MBL fold metallo-hydrolase: MKVYFLGTGTSQGIPIIGIDHPVCKSTDAKDKRLRVSIWITWGEHSFVIDCGPDFRQQMLSCGCRKLDAILFTHEHADHTAGLDDIRPFNFRQGEIPIYGHQRVLDNLRRRFDYVFETVNKYPGAPSVKTFEVENDVPFAVGDKTAIPINVMHGELQVFGYRIDDFAYLTDVKTINQVETDKLKGLKVLVVNALRVEPHDTHFNLQEALDFINLVKPEKAYLTHISHVLGFHEEVQKTLPENVFLAYDNLEITI; encoded by the coding sequence TTGAAGGTTTATTTTTTAGGTACAGGTACTTCTCAGGGTATTCCGATAATCGGAATCGATCATCCAGTTTGTAAAAGCACTGATGCTAAGGATAAAAGGCTTCGTGTATCCATCTGGATTACATGGGGCGAGCATTCATTCGTAATCGATTGCGGTCCTGATTTTAGACAGCAAATGCTTTCCTGCGGATGCAGAAAATTAGATGCCATTTTATTTACGCACGAACATGCAGATCATACAGCAGGATTAGACGATATTCGTCCTTTTAACTTTAGGCAAGGTGAAATTCCAATTTACGGACATCAACGTGTTTTAGATAATCTAAGACGCCGTTTTGATTATGTTTTTGAAACCGTAAACAAATATCCAGGTGCGCCAAGTGTAAAAACTTTTGAAGTCGAAAATGATGTTCCCTTCGCGGTTGGAGATAAAACTGCTATTCCAATCAATGTAATGCACGGAGAATTGCAGGTTTTTGGTTATCGAATAGATGATTTTGCGTATTTAACGGATGTAAAAACAATCAACCAAGTGGAAACAGATAAACTAAAAGGTTTAAAAGTTTTGGTTGTAAATGCTTTGCGTGTAGAACCTCACGATACCCATTTTAATCTGCAAGAAGCACTTGATTTTATAAATCTTGTTAAACCTGAGAAAGCTTATTTAACACACATTAGTCATGTTTTAGGTTTTCACGAAGAAGTACAGAAAACCCTTCCAGAAAATGTTTTTCTGGCTTACGACAATTTAGAAATTACCATTTAA